In one Drosophila albomicans strain 15112-1751.03 chromosome X, ASM965048v2, whole genome shotgun sequence genomic region, the following are encoded:
- the LOC117577977 gene encoding uncharacterized protein LOC117577977, with the protein MTTEYAPSTSRTNANNWCCIMDKPRVEEAAGDAGPSTSHQSTTLFKWLALNNQPALEDETPPASFYEVLGNAEVAFHCANCSRLLLSLDADALQRTIGTQTQVLRQLQLGQAQTQTQSQLGALQKQTQTDREASEEDLAMQAQLEWRLQQLQQQQQDDRSSLWPWLKQLNAFWSLLKTLLIWISVLNGCYLLCRGLWHLSIWQRPLMVPPPSSSLPALLYRKLCALARKLHII; encoded by the coding sequence ATGACCACCGAGTACGCTCCAAGCACATCACGGACAAATGCCAACAACTGGTGCTGCATCATGGACAAGCCGAGAGTTGAGGAAGCTGCCGGCGATGCTGGACCATCGACATCGCATCAGTCGACGACGCTGTTCAAGTGGCTGGCGCTGAACAATCAGCCCGCACTGGAAGATGAAACACCGCCAGCCAGTTTCTATGAGGTGCTGGGCAACGCCGAGGTTGCCTTCCACTGTGCGAACTGCTCGCGGCTGCTGCTCAGCCTCGATGCGGATGCACTGCAGCGCACAATTGGCACCCAGACTCAGGTGCTGAGGCAGTTGCAGCTGGGGCAGGCGCAGACTCAGACACAGTCGCAACTTGGTGCGCTACAGAAGCAGACGCAAACGGACCGGGAGGCCAGCGAAGAGGATCTGGCCATGCAGGCTCAGCTCGAGTGGCGActtcagcagctgcaacagcagcagcaggatgaTCGCAGCTCTTTGTGGCCTTGGCTGAAGCAACTGAACGCTTTTTGGTCGCTACTGAAGACGCTGCTCATCTGGATCTCGGTGCTCAACGGTTGCTATCTTCTGTGCCGTGGCCTGTGGCATCTCAGCATCTGGCAGCGTCCGCTGATGGTGCCGCCGCCATCGAGCTCGTTGCCCGCGCTCCTCTATCGCAAGCTGTGCGCTCTTGCCAGGAAGTTGCACATCATTTGA
- the LOC117570863 gene encoding monocarboxylate transporter 12: MVHGPPARRKSQQAENGNANCEMEMDAMPTPPDGGWGWVVVFGSFMIHIVTDGMTYSFGIFYNEFLTYFNEGKGYTAWIASIMVGVTFSSGPISSSFVNRYGCRTVTIAGALLAAGCIIASVFAQNVATLIITIGVGTGLGFGLIYLPAIVSVTQYFESKRSLATGIAVCGSGFGTFVFAPLTETLIASYGWRGAMLIIGGLMLNCIIFGAMFRPLEAPQPKAAKLGNKSSIKDQNVTPAELEPLKAKPVTDQYLQLPQRNDTPTIGGGAGNGLCRSNSVGHNLKPGLNNNSNGLLNGQAVNNSTTVVKSNSNDDITRTFASQPQLMPLRDSHREHSASGTMYRPDALYQGSLHNIPEYTSSRNDLSRSRSGSGVIKRYGSLRQSHPLGQSQELTKCCGCITCSKETRDTFAEMMNFSLLKDAVFVIFSISNFCTSIGFNVPYLYVAAHCETLGINKQQASFLIATIGVANTVGRIILGYIADKPWVNRLLVYNVCLTACGIATAMVPLCTDYNSLLVYCSVFGFTIGAYVGLTSVILVDLLGLEKLTNAFGLLLLFQGIASFIGPPIGGWMYDITNTYSPAFLMAGIMIAISGLVMFGIPPLQRCQSRQLERKLNSEQLALS, encoded by the exons atggTGCACGGACCACCCGCGAGAAGAAAATCCCAGCAGGcggaaaatggaaatgcaaactgtgaaatggaaatggacgCGATGCCAACGCCTCCCGATGGCGGATGGGGCTGGGTTGTCGTCTTTGGCTCCTTCATGATCCACATTGTCA CCGATGGCATGACATATTCTTTTGGCATCTTCTACAACGAGTTTCTCACGTACTTCAATGAGGGCAAGGGCTACACGGCCTGGATAGCCTCCATCATGGTGGGCGTGACCTTCTCCTCGG GACCCATCAGCTCTTCGTTTGTGAATCGATACGGTTGTCGCACGGTGACAATTGCGGGCGCTCTTCTTGCGGCTGGTTGCATCATTGCCAGCGTGTTTGCTCAAAATGTGGCCACATTGATCATCACAATTGGCGTAGGCACTGGCCTGGGATTCGGTCTCATCTATTTGCCGGCCATTGTGAGTGTGACGCAATACTTTGAATCGAAGCGTTCCCTGGCCACGGGCATTGCGGTCTGTGGCTCTGGCTTTGGCACGTTTGTGTTTGCCCCGCTGACTGAAACGCTGATCGCTAGCTATGGGTGGCGTGGTGCCATGCTTATTATTGGCGGCTTGATGCTCAACTGCATCATCTTTGGTGCCATGTTTCGACCCTTGGAGGCGCCACAGCCCAAGGCCGCAAAGTTGGGCAACAAATCAAGCATCAAGGATCAGAATGTAACGCCCGCTGAGCTGGAACCGCTCAAGGCGAAACCCGTTACAGATCAGTATCTGCAGCTGCCGCAACGTAACGATACACCAACAATTGGCGGAGGCGCTGGCAACGGACTCTGTCGGTCCAATAGCGTAGGACACAACCTCAAGCCGGGACTG AACAACAACTCGAATGGATTGCTCAATGGACAGGCGGTGAACAATAGCACAACGGTGGtgaagagcaacagcaacgatgaCATCACCAGGACCTTTGCCAGCCAGCCGCAGTTGATGCCGCTGCGTGATTCGCATCGTGAGCACAGCGCCAGCGGCACAATGTATCGACCCGATGCCCTCTATCAG GGCTCGCTGCACAATATTCCCGAGTACACCAGTTCACGCAATGATCTGTCTCGTTCGCGTTCCGGTTCCGGGGTCATCAAGCGCTATGGATCGCTGCGTCAGAGTCATCCGTTGGGTCAGAGTCAG GAGTTGACAAAATGCTGCGGCTGCATCACATGCTCCAAGGAGACGCGCGACACCTTCGCCGAAATGATGAACTTCTCGCTGCTGAAGGACGCCGTCTTCGTCATTTTCTCCATCTCGAACTTTTGCACCAGTATCGGCTTCAACGTGCCCTATCTTTATGTCGCTGCCCACTGCGAAACCTTGGGCATCAACAAACAGCAGGCAAGCTTCCTCATCGCCACCATCGGCGTGGCGAATACCGTGGGTCGAATCATCCTCGGCTACATTGCGGACAAGCCGTGGGTTAATCGCCTGCTCGTCTACAACGTCTGCCTTACAGCCTGTGGCATAG CTACCGCGATGGTGCCACTGTGCACGGACTACAACTCGCTGTTGGTCTACTGTTCGGTGTTCGGTTTCACGATCGGTGCCTACGTGGGTCTCACATCGGTGATCCTCGTCGATCTGCTCGGCCTGGAGAAACTGACCAATGCCTTtggtctgctgctgctgttccagGGCATCGCCAGCTTCATTGGTCCCCCGATTGGCG GCTGGATGTACGATATCACGAACACGTATTCACCGGCTTTCCTCATGGCCGGCATAATGATTGCGATCAGTGGCCTGGTCATGTTTGGCATTCCGCCGCTGCAACGCTGTCAGTCGCGCCAGCTTGAACGCAAGCTCAACTCGGAGCAGCTGGCGCTCAGTTAG
- the LOC117573572 gene encoding SET domain-containing protein SmydA-8 isoform X1 has product MASAERMNTTAAMVAHMAPSRSTTPDQLARLIDVHLGDLREEQPNWMLAPSPVAGRGVFATRDIAAGELIFRERALVVGPTARKGSQLNTCVCCHRLLASKHFLCPHHCTLPVCGECADSAAHRNECEHFQRWMPKDLTASEEQPPAKEPPSAEGDPQDVATKEPLGDVVNPLSLRILTAVRVFYLSKEQRALVDAMQANAERGYRQEIIKAAQCFRKFPTTDKPFMDQLFRVVGVLNTNAFEAPCRVDKHETLLRGLFPLTAIMNHECTPNASHYFENGRLAVVRAARDIPKGGEITTTYTKILWSNLTRGIFLKMTKYFVCNCDRCNDNSENGTYLSALFCREQGCKGLVIPVQTKTLQPDWRCLSCENVFPHAKMARYQDFALNTINNRINTCSVRDMIHFINELCPRFCPPSNYVLIEAKLNVIWRMTRLGAEEYAPEELAHKDRYREEILAILHKLGAGECTLKKLITEEIQ; this is encoded by the exons atggcGAGTGCTGAACGCATGAATACAACAGCTGCAATGGTCGCCCACATGGCGCCCAGTCGGAGCACAACGCCCGATCAGCTGGCCCGCCTCATCGATGTGCATCTGGGCGATCTGCGCGAGGAGCAGCCCAACTGGATGCTCGCCCCCTCGCCGGTGGCGGGACGCGGCGTCTTCGCCACACGCGACATTGCCGCCGGCGAGCTAATCTTTCGGGAGCGTGCCCTCGTCGTGGGTCCCACAGCGCGCAAGGGTTCCCAGCTGAACACATGCGTCTGCTGCCATCGTCTGCTGGCCAGCAAACACTTCCTCTGTCCACATCACTGCACGCTGCCCGTTTGCGGTGAATGCGCCGACTCTGCTGCGCATCGCAATGAGTGCGAACACTTTCAGCGCTGGATGCCCAAGGATCTGACAGCGAGCGAAGAGCAGCCGCCAGCCAAGGAGCCGCCATCCGCAGAGGGTGATCCTCAGGACGTGGCAACAAAGGAGCCGCTGGGCGATGTCGTCAATCCGCTGTCGCTGCGCATTTTGACCGCGGTGCGCGTGTTTTACCTCAGCAAGGAGCAGCGGGCGCTGGTCGATGCCATGCAGGCGAATGCGGAGCGTGGCTATCGCCAGGAGATCATCAAGGCGGCGCAATGCTTTCGCAAATTCCCCACCACCGACAAACCGTTCATGGATCAGCTCTTTCGCGTTGTCGGCGTCCTCAATACGAATGCCTTTGAGGCGCCGTGTCGCGTCGACAAGCACGAGACACTGCTCCGTGGCCTCTTCCCGCTGACGGCGATCATGAATCACGAGTGCACCCCGAATGCCAGTCATTACTTTGAGAACGGTCGGCTGGCGGTGGTGCGGGCAGCGAGGGATATTCCCAAGGGCGGCGAGATCACAACCACGTACACGAAGATCCTCTGGAGCAATCTCACGCGCGGCATCTTCCTCAAGATGACCAAGTACTTTGTGTGCAACTGCGACAGATGCAACGACAACTCT GAGAATGGCACGTATTTGTCGGCGCTCTTCTGCCGGGAACAGGGCTGCAAGGGACTCGTGATACCCGTGCAGACGAAGACACTGCAACCGGACTGGCGTTGTCTCAGCTGCGAGAATGTCTTTCCGCATGCGAAGATGGCGCGGTATCAGGACTTTGCCCTCAACACGATCAACAATCGGATCAACACGTGCAGTGTGCGCGACATGATTCACTTCATCAACGAGCTGTGCCCGCGCTTCTGTCCGCCCTCGAACTATGTGCTGATCGAGGCAAAGTTGAATGTGATCTGGCGCATGACGCGCCTCGGTGCTGAAGAGTATGCGCCCGAGGAGTTGGCTCACAAGGATCGCTATCGCGAGGAGATCCTTGCCATTCTGCATAAACTGGGCGCTGGCGAGTGCACACTGAAGAAGCTCATCACCGAGGAGATACAGTGA
- the LOC117570869 gene encoding putative fatty acyl-CoA reductase CG8306 — translation MGVVDGFYEGCEIFVTGGSGVVGKALIEKLLRSCNVKRIYVLLRTKKQLSAEQRLDKLRQANIFQVLRLQKPQEVDKLVAIPGDVSLPQLGISSEHRQLLSNVSIVFHCAATVRFDEPLRIALRLNVGGTLEALKFAEQLQQLRIFVHVSTFFSNPYLERVEPRYYSSPMDWRLCLRLLDEIKDDDVLDALTSKLTVGFPNTYTFTKNLAESLINDYHTRLPVIVYRPSILLFAVRDPLPGYAPSLMGAMGLFSLVGAGVLKTVYIRKDVHLDITPQDMGIKALCYYAYAGCEAYRNGAPKDLIVYQSSSRTHIPHTFLHMAENMDVIDLWHKGAFLMNLLAPGCHYTDNRLVYKFLVFTKQIIPALLVDMLLKLFGRPPALMPIARKSYQTLEVMKPFMFNNYDSPGCTDIDTVLDINRNTEFCLYDEYRYAHSEERLITACKNMILSIRHDLLGESPQTLPRAQIILRIKENINIAVRLYLLYKLCCWLWYSYLV, via the exons ATGGGCGTTGTGGATGGATTCTACGAGGGCTGCGAAATCTTTGTTACCGGCGGCTCAGGTGTGGTGGGCAAGGCGCTGATCGAGAAGCTGCTACGCTCCTGCAATGTGAAGCGCATCTATGTGCTGCTCCGCACCAAGAAGCAGCTGAGTGCCGAGCAGCGTTTGGACAAACTGCGACAGGCCAACATCTTTCAGGTGCTGCGCCTTCAAAAGCCCCAAGAGGTGGACAAACTTGTTGCCATACCAGGTGATGTCTCGCTGCCCCAGTTGGGCATTTCTTCCGAGCATCGCCAGCTGCTCTCGAATGTCTCGATTGTGTTCCACTGTGCGGCCACAGTGCGCTTCGATGAGCCGCTCCGCATCGCATTGCGACTCAACGTGGGCGGCACCTTGGAGGCCCTCAAGTTTGccgagcaactgcagcagctgcgcaTTTTCGTGCACGTCTCAACGTTCTTCAGCAATCCCTACCTGGAGCGTGTGGAGCCCAGG TACTATTCATCGCCCATGGACTGGCGTCTGTGTTTGCGTCTGTTGGACGAGATCAAGGATGACGACGTGCTAGATGCTCTCACCTCCAA ACTGACCGTGGGTTTCCCCAATACATACACGTTTACCAAGAACCTCGCCGAGTCTCTAATCAATGACTACCACACTCGACTGCCCGTGATTGTCTATCGTCCCTCAATAT TGTTGTTTGCTGTGCGTGATCCGTTGCCGGGATATGCACCCTCATTGATGGGCGCCATGGGTCTTTTCTCGCTGGTGGGCGCCGGAGTGCTGAAGACCGTCTACATACGCAAGGATGTGCATCTGGACATTACGCCTCAGGACATGGGAATCAAGGCTTTGTGCTACTACGCCTATGCTGGCTGTGAGGCCTATCGCAATGG CGCTCCGAAGGATTTGATCGTCTATCAGAGCTCCTCCCGCACACATATTCCGCATACTTTCCTCCACATGGCTGAGAACATGGACGTCATCGATCTGTGGCACAAGGGCGCCTTCTTGATGAACCTATTGGCTCCCGGCTGTCATTACACGGACAATCGTTTAGTCTATAAATTCCTAGTGTTTACCAAACAAATTATACCAGCTTTGCTTGTGGACATGCTGCTGAAGCTCTTCGGTCGTCCGCCAGCGCTCATGCCTATCGCGCGCAAGTCCTATCAAACGCTGGAGGTGATGAAACCCTTCATGTTCAACAACTACGACAGTCCCGGTTGCACTGATATCGACACCGTTCTAGACATAAATCGAAA CACGGAATTTTGTCTGTACGATGAATATCGTTATGCGCATTCGGAGGAACGTCTAATCACCGCTTGCAAGAACATGATACTCAGCATTCGACACGATTTACTTGGCGAGAGTCCACAGACACTGCCACGGGCTCAGATCATTTTGCGCAT CAAGGAAAACATCAATATTGCCGTGCGCCTCTATCTGCTCTATAAGCTCTGTTGCTGGCTCTGGTATTCCTACCTCGTTTAG